The proteins below are encoded in one region of Lactuca sativa cultivar Salinas chromosome 3, Lsat_Salinas_v11, whole genome shotgun sequence:
- the LOC111919369 gene encoding auxin-responsive protein SAUR72, with the protein MSNRRYHRMKIMLYLAYDRGSEKKGLISKTWERCKSFRGGGANRSSKIKRPFLKKSRSWPPIDAKEGKALNIAPKGCFSVYVGPQRQRFVIRTEYANHPQFKAFLEEAECEYGYKKEGPLELPCEVNDFVKVLMEMEDGNVISGVKGCIFGLKGDQYESHHYHNQCKIGNK; encoded by the exons ATGAGCAACAGACGTTACCACAGGATGAAAATCATGTTGTATTTGGCTTATGACAGAG GCAGTGAAAAGAAAGGGCTTATTTCCAAGACATGGGAACGATGCAAGTCATTTCGTGGTGGTGGAGCCAATAGGTCATCTAAGATCAAACGACCTTTCCTCAAGAAAAGTAGATCATGGCCTCCGATAGATGCAAAAGAAGGAAAAGCGCTTAATATTGCTCCAAAGGGTTGTTTCTCAGTCTATGTTGGGCCTCAAAGACAAAGGTTTGTGATAAGAACTGAGTATGCCAATCATCCGCAGTTTAAAGCGTTTCTTGAAGAAGCTGAATGCGAATATGGATATAAAAAGGAGGGGCCACTTGAGCTTCCATGCGAGGTCAATGATTTCGTAAAGGTTTTGATGGAAATGGAAGATGGTAACGTGATTAGCGGTGTTAAAGGATGCATATTTGGTTTGAAAGGAGATCAATATGAATCCCATCATTATCACAATCAATGTAAAATTGGAAACAAATAG